In Propionicimonas paludicola, a single window of DNA contains:
- a CDS encoding ABC transporter ATP-binding protein, giving the protein MSNSLEVRHLCKDFRLRRGMHFDTLHAVADANFILEPGHTVALVGESGSGKSTIARIIAKLETPTSGQVLLDGAETNFSGAKLAGYRRQVQMVFQDPFASLNPFHSIAHHIERPLRIHHPELSTAEVRKRAAELLEKVQLGATYLERRPHELSGGQRQRVAIARALAPGARFIIADEPVSMLDVSIRVGVLNLLADLQRSEGLGVLYITHDLATARHFSDEILVMHRGVIVERGPADDVILNPQHEYTRALREAAADPDRLGRLRDEVRAEKPGGIHED; this is encoded by the coding sequence GTGAGCAACAGCCTCGAGGTGCGTCACCTCTGCAAGGACTTCCGGCTGCGTCGCGGGATGCACTTCGACACCCTGCACGCGGTGGCCGACGCCAACTTCATCCTCGAGCCTGGGCACACCGTCGCCCTGGTCGGCGAGAGCGGCTCGGGCAAGTCCACCATCGCTCGGATCATCGCCAAGTTGGAGACCCCGACCAGCGGCCAGGTGCTGCTGGACGGTGCCGAGACCAACTTCTCCGGTGCCAAGCTGGCCGGCTACCGCCGGCAGGTGCAGATGGTGTTCCAGGATCCGTTCGCCTCACTGAACCCGTTCCACAGCATCGCCCACCACATCGAGCGACCGCTGCGGATCCACCACCCCGAGCTCAGCACGGCCGAGGTGCGCAAGCGGGCCGCAGAGCTGCTGGAGAAGGTGCAGCTGGGGGCGACCTATCTGGAGCGGCGTCCGCACGAGCTGTCCGGTGGGCAGCGTCAGCGGGTGGCCATCGCCCGGGCGTTGGCGCCGGGCGCCCGCTTCATCATCGCCGACGAGCCGGTGTCGATGCTGGATGTGTCGATCCGGGTCGGCGTGCTGAACCTGCTGGCCGACCTGCAGCGGTCCGAGGGCCTGGGGGTGCTCTACATCACCCATGACCTGGCCACGGCCCGGCACTTCTCCGACGAGATCCTGGTGATGCATCGCGGCGTGATCGTCGAGCGCGGACCCGCCGATGACGTCATCTTGAACCCGCAGCACGAGTACACCAGGGCACTGCGTGAGGCAGCCGCCGATCCCGATCGGCTGGGCCGGCTTCGTGACGAGGTGCGCGCCGAGAAGCCAGGAGGGATCCATGAAGACTGA
- a CDS encoding ABC transporter ATP-binding protein: MSGAPVLTATNVSITYAVEPPVEAVREVNLTLHRGEILGLAGESGCGKTTFAYGVNRLLKAPAVMTSGEVIFHDADGTDIDVTGLSGEELRRFRWDKVSMVFQGSMNSLNPVMNVRKQLDDVFTTHRPGMSRREREQRSGDLLKLVGVDPGRLGAFPHELSGGMRQRVMIAMALALDPQVMIMDEPTTALDVLVQRGIIRELMRLRERLGFAVIFITHDLPLLIEISDRIAIMRDGRIIEQDTAENIYRRPTQPYTKQLLSSFPSLTGARGGFVRGGAK; this comes from the coding sequence ATGAGCGGAGCGCCCGTCCTGACCGCGACCAATGTCTCGATCACCTATGCCGTCGAGCCGCCGGTGGAGGCCGTCCGCGAGGTCAACCTGACCCTGCATCGCGGCGAGATCCTCGGCTTGGCCGGCGAGTCCGGCTGCGGCAAGACCACCTTCGCCTATGGCGTGAACCGGCTGCTCAAGGCACCGGCCGTGATGACCTCGGGTGAGGTGATCTTCCACGACGCCGACGGCACCGACATCGACGTGACCGGGCTCAGCGGAGAAGAGCTGCGCCGCTTCCGGTGGGACAAGGTGTCCATGGTCTTCCAGGGATCGATGAACTCACTGAACCCGGTGATGAACGTCCGCAAGCAGTTGGACGACGTGTTCACCACCCACCGTCCGGGCATGAGCCGCCGGGAGCGCGAGCAGCGCAGCGGCGACCTGCTGAAGCTGGTCGGGGTGGATCCCGGACGGCTGGGCGCCTTCCCGCACGAGCTGTCCGGCGGCATGCGGCAGCGGGTGATGATCGCCATGGCGCTGGCCCTGGATCCGCAGGTGATGATCATGGACGAGCCGACCACGGCCCTGGACGTCCTGGTCCAGCGCGGGATCATCCGGGAGCTGATGCGACTGCGCGAGCGGCTCGGCTTCGCGGTGATCTTCATCACCCACGACCTGCCGCTGCTGATCGAGATCAGCGACCGGATCGCCATCATGCGTGACGGCCGGATCATCGAGCAGGACACCGCCGAGAACATCTATCGGCGTCCGACCCAGCCCTATACCAAGCAGTTGCTGTCCAGCTTCCCCAGCCTGACCGGGGCGCGCGGCGGTTTCGTCCGTGGAGGTGCGAAGTGA